The following DNA comes from Silurus meridionalis isolate SWU-2019-XX chromosome 14, ASM1480568v1, whole genome shotgun sequence.
CTGAAAAATGTGGATGACCTCTTAGTGTATTTCCATACCCATCTCCcacattccagtgtgtgtgtgagtgaaacccTTTGACCCAGCTTGATGCAAGTGGGTCCAGAAACTTTCCTCTCGTCCGGTCTCCATGGAATTGCTGCAGTCAACCTAGGAGAGAAgctttaataattattgattagCAGAACCTTTGAAGATTTTGCACTGGGACATGTGGTACCATTTCAACTTCCCCTTGACACTTATGGCCACACAGCTATTGCATAAAGCTTTTATCTCATGTGGTCCATGCCATCTGGGTGTGAATGGACCCTGTTTTATAAACACCCGAATCATGATCATGTCACCCTCGGTAAATTTGATCTCAGAAGTTGGGTTAAATTGTGCATCATTCATTAGGTCAGACTGTTGCTGTTTTAAGGTGGTTTGTGTTTGTAACACTGCCAGTCTTTGTTGTAATTGTGTTAGTACAGTCTGTTGTTTTGCAAGCACAAGGGGTCCCAGATCTGCTGGGGTGATTTCTGGGTCTATGGGTAGTTTCATGACTCTGcctgtcatgagttcaaacGGGCTGATGCCTGTGGCTTTGGATGGGGTTGCTCAAGACTGTCAGAACTGTTGGCAGTGCATCAGTCCACCTGTTTTGATGTTGCATTATTTGTTTGGAGATGCTTTCTTTTATCGAACGATTTGCCCGTTCCACCATACCTGAGCTTTGCGGCCTGTATGGAACGTGAAATCTTTGTTTGATATGTAGCATTTCACATATGTGTTTCATTATCTGACCTGTGAAGTGTGTTCCTTGGTCAGACTCGATCTGAGTTGGTGTTCCCCAGATTGGCAGGATTTGATTTGCCATTACTCGTGCCACGGTGCGTGCGCTGTTGTCGCGAGTTGGAATTGCGTCTACCCATTTAGAGAATTTATCAATTATGATGAGACAATAGCGATATCCCCCCTTGGCAGTGGGTAATGGACCAATAAAATCTAGCTGTAAGAATTCCCATGGTCCTTTGGGTGGTTCTGGGCGACACAAGTTTGTACGTCCAGTTCTACCCTGGTTGATGGTGGCACATATGAGACATGTGTCGCACCATCTCTCAATGTCTGATGCCATATTTGGCCACCAGAAGTTTTTCTGTATCAGCTGTTGTGTTTTGGGAGCTGATACATGCATAATCATGGTATAATTTAATCACTGGTTTCTGGAGGGCCTCTGGAATGATGTATTTCCCATCTCtgagtttatattttgattttgtttccaGTTTATGGCCCGTGGCAAAATACCAGGATACGTTTTAATTATTGCTCTATGTGAGATTTAGTCCCTATTCTTTTAACAGAACAAGGGTGTTTTTTAGCTTTAACGCGGCTGTTTCTATGAGTTCCTCCTCTATACTGCTTCTATAATGTCCCTgagaatccatgtttcctctAAATTCTTATGCCCCACCAGATTTCTACGGTCTCCGGTCTAACAATGGGCATACCGGCCCGTTCTAATTTATGTGTCTATATTGGGTGTGCAAAACTTTCCCTCAACACTTCTAATAGGCAAAAAGGAACGAACTTACCATAGCAGCTGTAGGCAGAAGGAGAAGATCAAACCTCATATCTTCTGTGGGAATCCAAACTGAGTAGTCGCGTCGGAAAGATGTCACTCGCCTGTGCAGGTAGAGAGATCACGTCGAGGTCACCAACTTTGTAAGGcggggaaccacccactggtccaacgacggtttcagaggcgtggcgaaggattctcgcgttctaatctttcctttcacattagataataagatttggattaatatattacttcatttttgttattgacctcttatctgactccatttagataaaacaataaatatttgcataggttgttattttactaatagtataattttgatggatgtttgtctagttattctgattaagctctggcattacactcgttcattcggttcacacagtcgcacaagatcctagtatgggccctataattaacatactggtcaacggtcataagcgaatcagtattggtcgctgccagaggttggactatatgTAGCGGCCGCTCTCTGCaagctcaactttaaacatactttatttagtccccttagaggtgacacttaattattacaataattatttctaaccacagataattaatagaataatattgaaataatcagaggttgaggctgaccctattcagagtgattagaaatgttactctaaacggaaatacatattgttagcctccacgcttctaagtacacttaaactaacgccaagtgctagtcgtatctctaaaatcctcagttgatatttactatctaactgggatttaggccgatcctagcctgatttccagtccttacggtaactgcggatgcaacgttattacttgcagtgtcaacatttaccgagcaacacagaataaaatcaaacataacaatttattaaccaggtaagaaaatcacaattcaaagccaatttatagttcaattaaaataaaacataaatacaaaccaatagtatttacatataaacaagaaatataaaacctttcatacctgatacgagactacacacagtaatcgtgcgggatatctgtttacagattccctgaattgttggtcagttctccttaaatacccagatagagtaagcattatgtaaacattatttagccatggaagtttgcattgattggttcttacagacctgtgggaggcacctcgcctgtatacatctgtagtgggcacgccttgtatagagttatgttttctttaactttattaaaacctttttttattatttgttctattgctgtgggaatgggacctgtgtaccagtcgcgataaacctttgtaaagaaatgaaacatgaacattttctgtcgttatttacgtgatatgacctttcttacacataatcatctggtgtgctgtagaatgtcctgtgttgaggatgtaacatgaaaaggaggggaagaggggtcagacacttgtctgcagatccaccatttgtatggagatgtggtggtcaagaccaagggtagctctccggggagcctactgtattccaggAAATGTTCTGGTTCTCGAAAGGGGTTACGGGGTCGTTAgtcccctgccgtgagtcctggaggaaaacgtgttagggcccacatcctggcccacacccctctcgggcatccatgctgtgttctcggggggggggccgaccttttggtcaggatcaagcaaaagtcttacaATGTGCAGCCATGAAAAGATTCACTCAGACATACCATGTTCTtagccaaaaagaaaaaaaaaaagtaaaaatggagATAAGAAGTGCATTTAATGTTGCCCACTTGTACAATTCCTTCTTTGTTTAAATCTGAGAAAGAACAAATCGTTTCCTAAAAAAGGGGAAACGAAATCTCAGAGTTGACTAAACTTGAGACAGTTACTCGCCTGTTTGGAGAATCAGCTCAGACAAGAAAAGAAATGATAACTGGAACGATATATCTTTCTTGCAATTGGATGTGTTGGATtttgttttgtgattttgtgacaCTTTTGCTAAACAAACAAGAACCAAAATCATTATTAATTCAtgaatcaacattttttttttttatatatttttttcccagtcACTTCTGAGACACGGCACATCATTTGCTCTTGTGAAAAAAAggttaatgcaaaaaataaaaaagaatagcatCTTAAAACATACAATATTATGGTATATTGTAACTATCAAACTATAAAAGATTTGACCGGTCAGATATGACATTTGCAGGTAATGCTGCAGATGCATACAATTTCTTCCTATATTCATAATGCTTTGCTGGCTAGTTTACATCACATggtcaaaaatgtgtttttttccccacaacaatgaaaggaggaaaaaaagagcaaattaaatttaaataaacttacgttttttaattaaaatgggGAAATTAATTAAGTTGGTTACATCCTTGTTTGTAGAATAGATCTAGAAATAAAAgggcataaataaataaagaatttgtTGTCATGCAATAGGATTAGTTGGCTTTTGCTTTGCAATTTGCCTCTCGCTaaataaacaagaaacaaaattaataatttataaatgtaacaacATACAAGTccattaaaatcatttaaacattatcaaaatgttttttctgtcACCTCCAAGACACTGCAGATCATTtgctcatttaaaaacatttaataacacCGTTATAAGAAGAAAACCCTCCAGCTTCAAACATACAAAGATTTTTGCCTGTCAGATGATGTACCTGGttgaaagtcttttttttcctgaaatgaaAACACTTTCACAACAAACCAAAGTAACACACACGCCAACTTCTTTTatttagcacaaaaaaaaaaattcaacaatgttttctggCACCAtcatgaaaagcaaaaaaaaaattaataaaaaaaaaaaaaacctctcctAATACAGTTAATTAAGTCGTTTTTTCTCCATACTActgacaaaaaaacccccaaaactGAAAAGCTGCTCTAGTTGTGCCTTTATTACTGTGTCAGTTCAACACTATGGCTTTAAGTCAACACTTCCTGTATATTGAAAACACTGAACCAGATGGGAGAATACGTTTGGCTGAACTAGTCTTCAGGCGCTTGATAACTCCATACAGTCGTCTTCCTGCAGCAGTAAAACTTTGAGGATTGTTGATTTGACCATATTCccttaacataaaaataaagtaaatcaaaacacatacagtattcatctctgcatttaaatatttatttcaaccCTCCTCACAACCCCTGATGCGTCTCCACCTTTCCAACACAGTCAGTATTCAACCTCTTAGGATTAATCATTAGTCCACGTCCATGTCCTGGACTACTAGttgtcatttgtttttactgatatttTGCTGTTATGTGTTATGTGTGCATGTACACAGGGCTTCTCTGTTGGCGTTACAGTGAAATCACAGGCAGTGAGTTAGTGATAAAGCAGCGATCCATCAATTAGgaagaagggggaaaaaaaaaaagcacgaaaGAAATCTCTCCTTTACAGTATGTATGACAACAATGAATCAGTGACTCAGtaattgtgaaaagaaaaaaaaaaaaatttctgacaGCAGCCCTTTATAATGTCCATTGTGGAGTTTTATTACCtcatcagcttttttttcttgatgtttaaagcattttttttttccttttgttattGTCCTGTTACAAACACCGGGCGACCTCTTAAGATTAATTAGGCGTGGatgacaagaaagaaagaagggaaaaaaaaaaaaaaaaaagaagcacctCACATTTGGACAGGGAGAGAAAACGGCTGGATTGAGTCTGAGTAATGAGAGCGTAGTCAGAGGCAGAGTGAAAGAGCAGCTGCTGCTTCACGGCATTCAGCAAATTCACGCTCGCTTCACGACCGAGATCGCAAGAACAACTGGAATTAATTATAGATCCAAGTGctgagggagaaagaaaggaaaaaaaagacagaaaaataagAAGAGGGCCTGGCAGCGGTAGTGCAGGTCCAATTCAAGTTCTggggaaaggaagaaaaaataataaatttgagAAACGGGCGGTGGCTTTTTCTTCCTAAACGTGGAAGTCCTTCTGGCGCATCGGTCAGGTGGTCAGTGCGTGACGTCAGTTCTTGGCTTCACAATGACGCAAGGAAGGGCTTTGATGAGGCAAGAGGGTCACTGCAGTACTAAACCAACCTGCAAGGGCACAAACATATATTTAGGTCTTTGACCAATACGGAGAACATATTTAGTCAAAACATTTGCATCTTTAAGGCATGATGGACCCGTcattattttatgagttgctcagtatgtcacccaaatgaggatgggttccccttttgagtctggtttctctcaaggtttcatctcataacatctaagagagtttttttcttgccacagtcgccatggctgctcatcagggataaacacacactgttcaccttaattgttgatttctgtaaagctgctttgagacaatgtctgttgtgaaaagcgctataaaaataaacttgacttgttgAAACAGTGTGTGGCATAAAATAAGGGGGGTAATCCATTGCTAGGTGTGTCTTACTATATTTTTATGCATGATGTGGACGCAAAGAACCCCTTGATGTGAACTGTTAAAACAGAAATGAACTATCCTGCTTATATCATAGTCAATTTAGTGAATAAATGAGCCGTACTTTCTCTGGACCCATGCTGGGGCATTTCCAATTGTACAGATAATACTGTAGATTCCCATCTCCGATACCAAACTTCAGCTTCTCCAGAAACGTCTTGTTCTCCATCAGGTCCAGTGCATTAAAAACATCAAATCCTTTCTGCATTAGGGgggagagacagaatgagaggcCGAAACACTGTGTACAGcaagtttatacattataatattaattatacattataaataatacatataattaagATCTCTGTGCAGCATGTGGTCTCGCATGTTAAAACAAACGCGTGATTCGCCTTTAGAGGGCGCTCTCGTAGTGACGAGaaatctgtatggatttttgccgatagcttatagtccagcaatcaactatcagtgccGATTAATCAGCAAACCCGAtgaattggtcgacctctaacacacacacacacacacacacacacacacacacacaccgatttGGCCAGGATGAGCGCATCTCCCATCAGGTCGATCAGCGGCATGGAGGTGTGCACGTTGTAGAAGGAATATGCTGCCTTCAGACTGCGGTGCACCGGGTGGTTCATGATGGTGGATGGCAAGGTGTAAAAACTCAGGAAGTCTGTGATTTTCCCCTCAGGATTCTGGAAAATCAGTATAAAACTTATTTTAGGAAATTAAATAGGATTATATATGATTACATCCTAAAATGCCTCCCCCATATAAGTCATGAACATTATAAGCACTTCTTCCTTTAATCTATGCAGGTGGCCTACCTCCACCAGATAGGTGTCGATGATGTTCTCTTGGGGCAGAAGCCAGTGCTGCACCTCCTCCATGCTCATGACTGGAGCCAGGTTGAACTGGCGGAGATAATCTTTCAGCAGGCGGTGCACATTTGGAATGTCCTTCACCGTCATCGCCCTTAAGCCTACGGTCTTTGGAGCCTAGAGACAAGGGGACGGAGACGGAACAAAGAATGGACCTTAAAACAATAGGCAGGGTTGCATTCAAATATTCAACtgaatataataatgataagtAAGTgtcaattcaatattttttgttttggtccgcaatacacaactacacatacatgcacacttATTTAACTGTTACACATTATTGCTAGGCAGGGAActaaatctccaactagtgtaTCCATAGTGACGAGAGCGGTCTCTTCTCTCATAAATCAATGAACGTCACATTTATATTGCATGATAGATCAACACTAGCTCCCCCTACTGGTAAAAACATAGCCATGTGAGACAAGTTACATTAGAAAAGAATGACATTGTATTTTGCTTCACAGTAATTGTTAAAAGAATTTAAATGTGACAACATAAACTAACATTTATACCACAACataaattagaatattaaattaattaccaATTGGTGGATGGTTGGTTTACTCTATTTATTCTGGATTTCAGTCAATATATgaaagtatacacacacacacacacagacacacacagacacacaaacatacatacatacatacatacatagcaTTTTTGAGGTTTTATAACTCAGGTAAAGAAGCTGGAAGTAAATGAAGTGGTTCATTATTGGAGTCAAGTAGATGAAGGGTGGCGAGTACCTCAGGCAGCCTGTACAGCTTCATAGTACGTTGCATAGTCATGTTCCGACTCAGGTGGGAAAACTTTACTTCTATCAGCTTCCGTGGGTTCAGAGATCGGTGCCAGTATCTGCGCAAATGCaacaaaatccataaataaggaTTAACTACAACGCATGATTTAAACTGAAAGGGAAACATTGCACAGTACATTTTAGCCCGAATTattatacaaccccaattccaaaaataaCGTTGAGAGACTGCGTAAAACgcataaaaacagaatttgcaaatctcataaattcaacctctattcacaataaaacaaaaacatatcaaaCGTTTCATCtgagaatatatataattttaaggaaaaaaggtGGTCGTTTTTTATTTGAcggctgcaacaggtctcaaaaaagttgtgaaAGGACCATGTTTACCACCGTGTAGCATCACACCTTCTGAAACTTAGGAGACCAGTTTCTGAAGTTTTAAGAAAGGAAAGTTGTCTCATATGTCTCTGATTCAAGATTCGGCTGCTTAACAGTTCCCCTTTTTCATGATGGTTCATGATGCATCAAATGTTCTCAAATAGTGAAAATTCTAGacacccagactcttctactacacaTCCATGCTATTGTAACAGATGCAGTAAACCTTGTCTTGCTTAAATATGCAAGGCCCACCCTAAAAAAGACGTtttctggataaaaaaatgtgcactttatgttgagaaacattattttgaaatcgttccacaatttgtagataGTCTTTTACAGATTGGTGACGATCTTATTAACCTGATTAGTTGcaaaactaattttattaacacttaCTTGTACCAGACAtttgttgccccgtcccaacttttttgagacgtgttgcagccatcaaattcaaaatgaccttaattttcccttaaaatggtacatttgctcagataaattttttttctgttttaatactttttacagaatccctttttttttttttttaattggagcTGTACATGCAAACTACCCAAATATTCTGTTCTATTGGCTCACCAGAAAAGCAGTGCAGCAACAGTGAAATAATAAGACAAAATGATGAAATGTATTTAGAAGAGTTTATGCGAGTTTACCTGCAGGTCCCTACAGGTTTGGGCAGTACCACTCCGGCAGTGTAGACAGCCTGGAAAATACCCTGCAAATTAACCCTTCTGGTGATCTCTCGGATCAACACGGGGGCTACACGCTTGGAGCGGAGCTTTTTATGCACACACAGGAAATTAATCTCCACCATCTTCTTCTCTCTGGGCGAGGAAAGGGAGTGACAAAGTTTATATTAGACAATaggaagaaaataataataataataatatactgattGTGCACAAATAATATTTAGAGAATTAAACGTACAAAACTAAAATAGTCTGTTTTGAGTTTCTTCTTTTTAACGTAGAAATTGAGATGTAAACtaaatattttactgctgtaaATTTGGCTGTTGAACTGCCATTGGATTATGCGATTTTTCATAAAATCAGCCACATTTACATAACAGCATGAGGACAGCTTACATATCGTAGATACGGATGTTGGCTGGAATGGCGCTGATGAAGCCCACGAGTTTTTGATTGGAGTTGACTCTCACGCCACAGTGCCACTGAGGCAGCCAGCCCGGAGGACGTAGTGccctgagaaagagagagagccgTAGATGATGGAATGAAAGGACAAAAAGAGATGCAGTTTCCAGGTCAGTGATTAAACTTGAGCAAATGATTTGTGGAGAATTCGTTATCCCACTACTTGAGACCATTTCCGTTTATTCTACAGAACTCCAGGATCTGTTTTGAACTAGAGAATACAAGGAGTTCCTTTTACCTCCTAACCATACTAACAGGTGGAATTAGTGATCTAAATTCCTCTAAATTATAATCAAGCCTTATTCTCAGTGCCTATAACCAGGACAAAGGCATTGCTTAAGATTAGCAAAGAAATTGAATTAAATCCTTCCTTTAAACCAGTGGCAAATGCTCAATGTTGTTGGAAAGATGTGTACGATTCCATACCACAGAAGGAACTCGGGCGAATAGTCAAAGCGGAACATGTTATCATCATCCTCCACGTAGTTCTCATTCAGGAGAGTGTACAGCTCTTTTAGCTAAACACAAAAGGAGTAGAGAAGACCAATTAAACAAGCTTTTACAACTTTTCTTTAAATTGCTTTGAGGAAAGGAAACACATTGACAATCAATCAACAGACTCAATGACTGATTTGTCCAGTGCGTCTATGGTCTTACCATAGAATTACATGTACTTGAgaggtttttttgtgtattctTTGAAGTTTTCTTTGAAGTCTTGTACTtatctacattttaaattaataggtaaaataacaacaaataaatgattGATTGATGGGGAGAGACAActaaactcacaagaaagaaagatggagaaggCAAGATAGACGCCGAGTGACGCAGACCCAACTGAAAGCGAAATGCAATAGAATCGAAAGTTGTTCGCTCACTATCcgaattctgaatctgcatttcgCAACTTCTCTCATTATatcataaattacattataaagataatttttcttttttcctttaattccTAAAGGTGTTTCCTCAAATTAGCTACAATTGACTTTTACTTCTGTATATATTTAGACCGCTAACTTTACTTGTACTGAAGTACAATTTAATTGAACAGTACTTTTAATTAAGTAGAATATTTTTACTCTTTTCACCTCTGAAAATATGAAACAATAGTGCTGGCACAAGTCAGTGTCATGACTGATTGATTCTCTGAAACTATGCTGAATTTCATGTACAGACGTGttgtgcaattaaatatttatttgtatagcgattttcacaatggacattgtttcgAAGCAGAGAAGTTAAATAATCCTGAATCAGCATGCATTCTGTGTGATTATGCCAGGCCCGTTCTAACAATTATTCTAAAGCAGCACGTCTAGAAGaaccagtttttttttagtttgtttatttatcattaaagTCATGACCACACCTGAACACACTCACAGAGGCTCCTCATGCCGtccatcactcacacacttatacagc
Coding sequences within:
- the nmt1a gene encoding glycylpeptide N-tetradecanoyltransferase 1; this encodes MADENETAPKQEKEVELEEDHGHCSDCENEEHHFDDGEKGDTGAKKKKKKQKKKNKDKSGGKDLAQDPLAKVNSLPADKLQEIQKAIELFSVGPGPAKTMEEASRRSYQFWDTQPVPKLGEMVTTHGCIEPDKDSIREEPYSLPQGFTWDALDLGNSAVLKELYTLLNENYVEDDDNMFRFDYSPEFLLWALRPPGWLPQWHCGVRVNSNQKLVGFISAIPANIRIYDIEKKMVEINFLCVHKKLRSKRVAPVLIREITRRVNLQGIFQAVYTAGVVLPKPVGTCRYWHRSLNPRKLIEVKFSHLSRNMTMQRTMKLYRLPEAPKTVGLRAMTVKDIPNVHRLLKDYLRQFNLAPVMSMEEVQHWLLPQENIIDTYLVENPEGKITDFLSFYTLPSTIMNHPVHRSLKAAYSFYNVHTSMPLIDLMGDALILAKSKGFDVFNALDLMENKTFLEKLKFGIGDGNLQYYLYNWKCPSMGPEKVGLVLQ